The following nucleotide sequence is from Streptomyces changanensis.
ACCTCCGAGCGGACGGAGATCGCGGGGGATGTCGCGTCGCGGTTCGGTGAGTACCGGAAGGCCGGGATCCTGGACGGCGAACCGTTCGAGGGCGGCGGAACGAAGGCGATCCAGTTCGTCCGCACCCCGGATGGCTGGCGCATCACGGCGTTTTCCTGGTACGACCAGCCCTGACCTTGGGGTGAGTCGGGGTGGGGGCGGGGGCCCTGACCCGTAGCGGATCCTCCGGCCTGCGGCCGGTTCGGTGTTCTTCACCGGTCCGCGCCCTATGGTGTACGGACCGGTGGCCACCGTGAAGAGGCACCCCTTGACCAACATCCTTCTGGGCATGTCCGCTCAGGTCCGCGGACATGCCCAGAAGTTTCTACTTCTCTGGAGTCCGGGCGTCACCCGGCGCCGTAACGTCACCTTTCACCGTGATGAAACCGGGTGCCCAGGAGAGCCGGGGCATCGTAGGAGGCCGGGAAGCAGGTGCGCCGATGGAAGGCCGGCCTGACACCAGCGCTGGGACAGAGGGGGTCGCAGACGGCGAACCGGATCCGGATGTGGTGCGAGGCTGCGGCGCACTTGCGGCATGCGCCCGTCGGTGTGCTGAGTCGGTTCCCAGACCGGCGAGCGAGAAAATGAGCAGAGCTGCACCGCCCCACATACGGTAGGGCGTGCGGCGGCCCTGCTTGTGGTCGCGGACGGCGACCAGACGCCGGCGGAGGAAGCGGACAAACGCCTGAGCCAGTTGTACCAGGACAAGGACTGCTCCGGCCAACGGAAGAAGCAGCAACAGGATTTGGACGGCGGCGGAAAGGACTCCCACCACTGGATTGCCAGACGCAGTGGCGCTTTCGACCAGCCTCTCGGCCGTGCTCCATCCCGTCTCGACGAGTTCGGGCAGCCGGACGACCAGGATGCCCAGTTGGACTGCCAGGGCGGGGATGACCACCAGCACCCAGGCGGTGACAACGATTTGGGGCCAGCGCTTGAGAGCCTGGAGCAGTTCGTCGGCCGGCTGCCGCAGGAGGGCCCGTTTCAGGATCGGTCCGATGTACTTGAACAGGTCGGGGATGCCGACCAGGTCGGAAATGATGTAGTACCCGTCGAACCGGAGTGACGGGATGAGCTGCTGCACGATTTCCAGGTTGATGGCCAAAATTGCCACCAGCAGGACTTGCCATCCGGTCGCGAGGTATGTCAGGGCGAGAACGATGACGAACAACGCGTTGAAGTAGACGCCTCCGAGGTCGACCCTGAGACGGCCTGTGCGCCCCAGCCGGTACGAGTCGGTGACGTCAGTGTAGAAAGCGGGCCACACCAAGTAGATGCCACACCCCATGGCACCGGGACGTGCCCCGCTGTAGCGGCACGCCGAGGCGTGACCGATCTCGTGAAAGGCCGAGGAGACCAGGGCCAGAAGGACGACCAGCAGGATGCTGGTGGGGGTGACCAGAGCCTGTTGCACGGCGCCGGCCATGCGAGTGCCGCTGAACAGCAGAGTCTCGCAGAATACGAAAACACTGACCGCCAGGAGCATCACGAAGGGCCGGTAGAGCCACATGAAGAAGCCGCTGATGCTCCAGGAGGATGCCTCGGAGAAAACGGCTACCCGGAACCGCAGCGACAGAAAGGGGTTGGCCTTCGGGATTTCCGGGGGTGAGCCGTCGCTGTAGGTGGTGACTCCCAGCGGCGCCAGTTTGTTGTCGATGAGGAAGACAACATGGTCCGGCTCGAATTCGCGGCCGGTTTCGTGGCTCAACGCTTCCGACAGGCGGGAGAGGTACTGCTGGGCGTTCCGCGGGCCTGAAGCCGACTGCTGCTGGATGT
It contains:
- a CDS encoding zinc metalloprotease, with translation MSPRALSLVTEDPPAPALAVPTLTEGTELVGEFEGSGYRVQPHLVRRFDGQVVRLPELLYLLAKLVHIQQQSASGPRNAQQYLSRLSEALSHETGREFEPDHVVFLIDNKLAPLGVTTYSDGSPPEIPKANPFLSLRFRVAVFSEASSWSISGFFMWLYRPFVMLLAVSVFVFCETLLFSGTRMAGAVQQALVTPTSILLVVLLALVSSAFHEIGHASACRYSGARPGAMGCGIYLVWPAFYTDVTDSYRLGRTGRLRVDLGGVYFNALFVIVLALTYLATGWQVLLVAILAINLEIVQQLIPSLRFDGYYIISDLVGIPDLFKYIGPILKRALLRQPADELLQALKRWPQIVVTAWVLVVIPALAVQLGILVVRLPELVETGWSTAERLVESATASGNPVVGVLSAAVQILLLLLPLAGAVLVLVQLAQAFVRFLRRRLVAVRDHKQGRRTPYRMWGGAALLIFSLAGLGTDSAHRRAHAASAPQPRTTSGSGSPSATPSVPALVSGRPSIGAPASRPPTMPRLSWAPGFITVKGDVTAPGDARTPEK